The genomic region AGAGCTTTTTTAGATATGGCAGACAGAAGTTACGATTCAACATTTTACATGCTTTAGAGCTTAAAGGAACACCGCTGCTAGCAGCAGAATTTCAATGAGCCATACTGCCCTCGGCCCCTTCACATACGACTTCAAAGAAGACGACTTCACAACATAAGcagatttctttccctttttcagcAAAAGCCTGAGAACAGCGTCACGAGCAGGGTCTAGTCTGGTCAGTGTGAATTAATGGCAGTCTTGCGCTGTgttacaaagtattttttgcCACTTACTCCTGCTACAACCACCTCCCCACTAAATGAATTTCAAGTAATTAAGTTTGTGTCACAAAGTTTGGAAAACAGCCGCATTCCCTCTCAGGTCATGTGTGAGAATAAGCTAAAAATAACCATTGAAACAGATCTCTTTCTGCTCGCTTACCATTGCCTGAAAATCATACTTTGTACCAGTTACTAGAACTACGtgtaccttttaaaaatagtaacagTTTTTGCCAGtatggaaagcattttttttcttataaaatgaCAACATAAAATGGAAAGCACTTTGATCTAGGAAAAATCGACGTCTGTGAAATTGGctgtaacagaaaaaggagCAAACAGGTGctaaaaaaaagcaagcttctTACGAGGCATGTGCTTTGTATAAAATGTCAGCAACACTGGAGGTTTAAATGAGTAATTTACCTCCTCCTCAGTACACGAAACCCCAGTTAGGAGTGCAGTAGGGCAGGCTTCAAGTCCTGGAGAAGCAGGGCGCAGCGTGAGGACTCAAGCTCCATAAAATCGCTCAGGAATGTGGTAGCCCTTTAGTGTTGGGCCTAAGGCTTATTCACTAGCTCAGTGCTCTGCTCAGGCTCGAGGTTCCTGTAGTTTGTATTTGCATCACCGAATGGTTTTATCACTGGGCACGTGATGAgtctgcaggagctgaaggagcGCATCCTGTCCCCAGGGCGTCACACTGGAGTGAAATTCCAGTGCAATGCCACCACAGTCCCATGAAATGAACGCTCCTAAAACATTGCTACaccaaaaacccacaacaaaacaaaacaaaacacaacaaacaatacaaacaaacaaagcaaaacaaaaccccagcattgtaacaacaacaacaacaaaaagtaaacaGCTTTGGTTTGAACACAGTGATCAGATGTTAAACTGTCTTGCTGCGGGATTCTAGAGAATAGACTTCATGCACGTACAGAAGCCAGAGCATCTGTTACCTTAATTATAATGCACTGTTTATCAATATTGTAATGTTTCTCACTGGTTCTATTCAGAATGGAAGTTGAGAAGTATCATAATCCATATGGTTCCCTGAATACTATTTGGTTTCATAAAATGCTTCTTGTCACCTTCATTATTTCGCGGTTTACAGGCTTATTCTGGTCAAAGAATCAGAAGTAAAACTCATGACAGCAGTTACCTTTGCTACATAGAAGAACCTGATTTCACTTCAGCAGAACACAAACAGATTTGCCAAGCATACAGTCCTTACTTCCACCTACCAACAGGCCGTACGGTTTTTTATGCAGTACATAAAAATAATCCAGGCTTTGTTCTGAAGCATCTTTGGGGCCTCGGTGGCAGTGCTTGTTCAGTTGCAAGGCAGCTGCcttattttcctcctcctctttttaaGACTTATTTCAGATCACACTCAACATGAAGACAGACTACACTCAACTTACGGCTGATAACAAATAACACTCGATTAACAGATTTTAGTGTAATCCAAGTCATTTCTTAGCAATATagattaaaaagcattttttttccagcctttccttgcaAACGCCTTCAGCTAGTGGCACTGTGCTCAAGTCAGGGCTGATTTTACTTCATTTGTACTCGTACCGGGTGGAACTGCTCAGcagacagcacagcactgtgcgTGCAGGCTCAGGGCACGTCGCTCTCGATGAAGGGAATGTCGCTGTATTTGCTCTCCGTCACTGCCCACTGCTTCACCGCCTGATCGAGAATCTCGTGGGAGAGGCGGTGCGCATAGTCCAGCACTGTGGTGCTCGACGGCCCCTTCTCGTCCACCATCACTGCTATCAGCGATGATTTCTCCCCGGTGCATGCCTCGTTACCTTCCCTGCGCCCTTCAACCAGGATGGCGTTTGAACCCGGAAAGGCATCCTTGGATTTGATGCATCCCATGGTACATTTGAAGATGCAGCTGCAAAATTCAGTTCAACGGCATGTTTGGGTAACCTGGAAATGGTTTCCTCGGTCGATGCACGGCGTTGCTGCTTCTCGCCAGCGGCCGCAGCTCTTCCAAAGGGACAGAACGTCCCCCGTAGTGCTTCTTTACTTCTGGAGAAATCTGTCAAAACAGTGTTtcatataaatgaaatacacaGCTTGCCATTCTCAGTGAGCTCACAGGAGAGCTGGATTTGCTACAGAAGCTCGTAGAGCCAACTGCGCATGGCACGCgtaaaacattttgcttatCAGTAACATCCATCTAACATCCATCTACTACAATTATTAGGCAAAGTCTGGCTTGAATTCAAGCTGCCCTTGAGTGCAGTTCCCAGTACGTGGTGTGAACGAGTAAATCATATATAATGGTCTATATGCAATACAAATGCAAAGCCCGAGGGAAAAAGAAGTTTCTTCCAAACAGGTTACGCAGTGCTATTTTCCTCGATCAGTAAACAAATCCCATTTAACTCCAGAGACCGATGCTGTTCAAAAAAGtgacaacaaacaaaccccccaccccccaccgACAAAAGCATCACGCAACAACCACCTAACGATTACTTAAAATTACTTAAGGTTGCTTAAAATGCAGGGAGCCTTGCTCAGCTTCGAGAACAAGCGCTCTGCAAGGCACCTGACCTCCAGATGTGCTCCACAAGAACTTGCTAATAGAAGTTtctacttttttcccctttctcaaCACGTGAGAGGGTCGTGTTGTCAAACTCATCAAGACCCAGAGCTGTTTTCTCCCCAGTTCTGctccatgttttctgtttaccaggctgcagagctggtgctcAGGCTACTTTATGCAGGCAAAGCAGAATTTGTGCTGTGCCTGACTGTGCTTGGCATGAGCGGACCCAGAGTTAAGAGACTGCCAGCCAAAATAAAGACTGTGCTGCACAGAGACCAACTGTTCCCTACAGCTTCACACGATGACGTTGTGCTAAGGTCAGCCAaagttaaacattttttgtaaACAGCCTTTGAAAACATAATTACGGCAAAGATGCGAAgccttgtttatttgtttaatttcctgGGGGAAACAGGGGCTCCAAGCCGGTAAGCTGATCGCAGGCACATCTTTGCAGAGGAAATCAgtctgcaggcaggcaggcagtcCTCGCAGGTGGGACAGggcttccccagcccagccgcTGGCCGGTGAGAGGCAGGTTCCTGGcagcttccctcctcctcctgctagCTCCTGAGCACATCCCTGCCTCTTCAGGAAGGAGTCGGTGAACCTGGAGCCCAGCGCTCGGAAGCGGTGGGTGGCATTCCTGGCAGGAACTCAGCCCTGAAGGGCTCCTGAAGCCACGAGGTAGgtacaaacatttttgtatcaTCTGCTCGGTGTCAGAACAACTCAGCATTTTAGAAAACCATCTGTAAATCATTCTGataaaattctgtaattttctATTGTCCATACTGCCATGATGCAGCACGCGCCAGACCCTGGGCTAGCATTGGTAGTTTCACTCAGCACAGAGGAGAGCTAAACTACTggggagatttttattttaagaacttactattaaatgaacaaaaagaagGATTCTCTTCACTGCACAAGAAACCATATATATCCCTGAGGAggtttatagaaaaaaaaaaaaaaaaaaagcaaggctcATAGCTGTTTTTCAACTCCATGTATTAATGAAACTTACAGTGCTTACAGACCAGGGGCCAAGGAGATGTCTGAATGCAATTCAGACTTCTGaataattcaaaacattttaatagtgTTTTCTTGCACACATCTAATTTCAATATTTAtcattaataaaacattaataaaacaatttccACTTGCCTATCTGGACAAATGCGTATCTCAAATGATCTACTATGGTACAGAATCACCAACAGCACTGGATAAAGATTGCAGCTTTCAGGTATTAACAGTCAAAGTAATTCACAAGCTTCACACGTGGTACCCAGCCTGCCCTTCTCACTACACTGCTGGTGACAGAAGTTTCAGGTTAGATCTCTTGACCTCCTTAGTCTCAGCCAGAACTACAAATATTACAGACTTAAACCTCAGCTTCCCCTACCGTACTTTGAATGCTGTTCAGACGTTCTGTGCCCCAGTTGATATACCCAGGTATTTCTGTCAGTTTCATCTTGACATTTTATCTAACGACCATCtgaatttggattttttaaTCCAAGGTTGGAGCCAAGTTCTTCTCTATGTTATCATTTTTGGGCACTTTTCAGAAGAGTTTTAGTTCACCGGTTTTAGTTCGCATTTTATCGTGTTAAGACATTTTGCTCCTACAACTTGGAGatttccttccccctttttaAGGGACAACAGATGAGTTAGCATCTATCAGAAAGATGGAGGTAATGAGGATAGAAGGAGGACAGACATCTCCTaaaacaggcaaaaagaaaGGCCAGCATCTTCCTCTTGAGGATTGACCTCTGTTCCCACCTTctcacctctgccttttcatttGTGCTCACTCAAACGTTGGTGTGACTGTCCTGTGCAGAGAAAGGGTGGGCTGGAAAACTGCTGGAGTGCAAGACATGCAAGACAACTAAATTGCTTCAAATTGATTACTAGTTAGGCTTAATGCAAAGTTATTGACCCCAGTTTCAATTCTAGACTGCTGCTCGTTTCATTATTTATAGAGTGCAGTCCTTACCAAGTCGGTGTGGTGTGATTTATAGTTTGCCTGCTCTACGTGAGTTAATAATTGTTGGTGCATAAATGGTCGGACGTGAAGTTGCCCTCagtcttttcctgtttttctgacaACTGCTGCTTGCACACAGGGGAGAAAGCACCGTTTAAATCCTCCCCACCTAACTCGTCTCCAGAGTGTTAAGTTATGGCCCGGAGTTTAACATGCCTTTTTGCTCAAAACTCACATTTTGGTGGGGGGCAAGAGTTCATTTTACTCCTGGCACAATGCTTCACTCGCTAACTGCTCCAGGCAACACTGTCAGATAAGAATCTGAGTCAGCATCCAAGCTCTAACCCGTGGCCAGGTGCGTTTCAGGAACCCCTGCGTAGATGGTTCAAGGCTCGGGCCAAAACCTCTGGGTGTAGCTGCTCGCTGGACACGCTTCTGTGCTCAGCTGAAGGCAGAAGTTAGCGTGCTGCCACCTGTTCTGTTCCACTCTTAACCAGGAGTTAAAGCAGCAGCATTACAAGCCGTAACAgatattctctttttaaagaccAATTTTACAGTaagtgaaatgtatttttcagacaAGCTAAATCAGCAAGTGCTTAGCTGCGCTCAGTTTGGGTGGACGTGTAGTCGATAAGCTTTTAAACACCTCATTTAACTTCAATTCTATACATGCTGTGTGTTGTTTCTAAAAGGGTCCTGAAAACATGTCCCTGGAATTTCAGGTTGAGGTGTTGTTTCACCTGTTACTACACATCCATGCACAGTGGTaacacaaagacagaaaatattgaGGGAGCTGCACCATGCTGAACTCACCTTGCATGAGAGGGCCAAGCAGTCTCTTTGCCGGCCTTCTTAAGTGTTTCCTGCCAAGCTAAGTCCATTTCTAATCActgctgaaggaaataaaacaacattgaAAAGATGCCTGCAGTTTCCTATCATGCCatacaaaatacagaaggaGGGGGGAACAGGATGGGAGACACTCATAGCATAACTGTAGTtttatttagataaataaagatgttttagcattaaaataatcaaaactttCAAGATAGCTCAGCATAGCCTTGCCCAGTTGGACGCAGTGGGTGATTTCTGCCCTAAGGGAACCGGGCTCCTCACCTCCCAAACTTGTAGGTCCCAATGCAACTCCTTGCAGCGCGGAGGCATTTAGCTTCTTCCCCAGTGCCCATGAGGGGAGCTCAGCGTGCTACTTACCAGCAACGCGTCTGCTTTTAACAAATCATCCCCCTTgtccccagagcagcacagacagcttCACGGCTGGGACTCTGCAAAGGGAATTGAGAAATAAAACTTAGCACGTGGGAAGGTGTCAGAGCTGTGTCGTCGTCGCAAAGGTAGATGAATCTCTACGAGCTGTCCTTGCAGAACCCTGCTTGCCTGCTCCCCCCCCAGCGTTTGACTTTGTCAAACACAAAAGGATGATGCAGCACTTCAGAAATTACACCGAGCGAGAGGCTGCAGCGATGCACGGCCAGTTCCTTGCCCTGGGCGTGCAGCGGGGCCACTGCTGGGGCAAGGGGCTCCTGCCCCACTCGCAGGGTGCCAGCCCTCCGCCCCCTGCAAGTGCGGGTTGTGGGTCCGGCTGGGCTGTAGGACGGGTACGATGCCAAGCATCTGGAGTGCCCCATCTTGTGCCTGAGCTTAAAAGTCCTCTGTGATTTTCTCCGTCTCCAAGACAGATGCTGAGACCTGGACCGTTCATCATCCAAGCACAAAGGGAGAACGGTCGGACAATCAGTGCTGCCATTACCAGGGGAATTGCATTACTCGGTCGTAATAAAGCCAGCCAAACTGAAGCCTCCTGCTTCCCTGGGctatgaaaaagcagcagcacagtttcCTGGGCTGATGGAGAGAGGAGTTTGAAATTTATGTATAATATTGATGTTGCAGAATAGGGATAGGAATGTTAGAAACTGTTCAGCACAAGTTCTCCTCCCCACTGTCAATAGCAGAAACTAGCAGCGGGGCCTCCAAAACTACCCACAAGATGCACATGGCAGAAATACCCGGCCAGTGGTTATGCGTGCCAGCTGGATGTGCAGCCAGCCCCAACAGCATTTCTCAGCCTTTCAAAAGtagcatatattttttattctaaaaacaatctgaaaaattaaacacaaagggaacaaaatttcCCCGTATTTCCACTGAGATTACAAACTCTTTTTTCTCAGGCTGACGTGGGAAGCCCGCCAGACAAGCACACCACGGGGACAATCAGAGCCACCCACGCTGGCTGACAGGTGACCCAAGGTGCTAACAGCAGAGGTAAACCGAGCAGCACTCGGGGCACCCAGGTACCTCTGGGCTGTGCCTTACCACACGAAatgcctgcctcctccctgcagtagcggagaggagcaggagcccaGCTCATCCTGAGgctgccttccctctccctggcGAGGTGGGGTGCCAGGCACGAGGACACAGCACCAACACGAGGGCAGCCCCGCCAGCACCGTGGGGTTCAGAGGCTCCCCCGTGCAGAGCAGCCCCCGGCAGGGCCTCCCAAAATGTGCCAGCCCAGCAGGTTTATGGTTGTGCCTCTCCTTAACACCCAGCTTCCCGCAGATCCTACAGAGCAGAGGCACGGACACGCGTCCATGAGGAAGTCTCTTTCTAGTCATAGGAGAAGAAagttaaaatgctattttaagaCGATTGCCAAGACTCAGCTCCCCCAGGCAATCACCGAAATACCCAAATACACCAAAACAACGCAGGCAATGACGAGCAAGCACAGCGCCTCATCCCTCACAGCGCCGTTCCCTCTCCCTGGTGTTGCTTGCTGCCGACACGAGATAAGAGCTGCAGATTGGAGGGGCTGCGTGCCGGAGAGGCAAACAACCGCTGTGCCGGCAGGATTAGCGCATCAGCGAAAGTCTCCTGGCTATCTCGCAGCACACGCTGGAATTTTAAAGCCTTCCCCCCGCCCCGGCTAGAAGCGATTAACTCCTGCAGGCTTCCAAGGCAGCCTGTAGCTGactggggcagcagcacaggaccAGGGAGCacttttctttcactcttcCCTTCCAGAGCCAGGCATGACCGCTAGCTCGGTTCCAAAGGCTTCTCAATAAGAAGATGGTTGATGCAGCAAGCATTAAAGATGAAGCAAGGAACCTGTACATCAAAATAGCAAAACCTCAGGAAACAGCCGTGCCACTAGGTCCAGCTCTCAGCAGTCAGGTGTGTTTCCATCCAGGAAGCAGCCTTGTGAGAGGCTGAGAGCACCATGTGCTTGGTAGCTCTGTCATTTCATCAAAGTAGAAGTGTGCCCTGCTCAGCCTGTCCTGAAaccctccctcctgccttcagCACAGCGGTctgcctgccagggctgctTCCAGCTTGGAGAGCAGCCCGGAGAGAAGAGGTGAGGAGGATGCTGAGAACTCCTGACACGACCTGCTCCTGTTTAGCCCATGTAACCGTCGGTACTACTGCTGCTGTCGGAGCGTGGAGGACACATCTCCAATGCTCTCTGTGCTTGGCTTTTCAGCGCCTGGTGGCTGTGCCCCCCAGGACACAAGCAAGCCGGCGTTCATCAGGGCTGCTCTGACAGACCGTGGGCAAGGGAGAGTCACGGACTCACCACCCCCTGCACACAGACAAGCACGGGGTGTCTGGCATCCATCACAACTTGCTTTCTCAGTCAACACAGCCGGACCAAATGGAGTTCCCTTGTCAGGCAAAGCTTCGGAGGGAGGCTGTAAAATACAGGGGTGAAGCACCCGAGGATGCTGAGCTGCTCGGAAGCTCCACCTGCAGGGAGTGCAGCCAG from Aythya fuligula isolate bAytFul2 chromosome 6, bAytFul2.pri, whole genome shotgun sequence harbors:
- the C6H2orf88 gene encoding small membrane A-kinase anchor protein, with product MGCIKSKDAFPGSNAILVEGRREGNEACTGEKSSLIAVMVDEKGPSSTTVLDYAHRLSHEILDQAVKQWAVTESKYSDIPFIESDVP